Within Candidatus Palauibacter australiensis, the genomic segment CTGCTTGCACGCTTCTACGACAACTGGGATCGCGACTACGAGGCGCGATTGACGGAGCGGCTGGAGATTTCCGACGCCGCGAATCTGGGGACTCTCTCGAGCGGTACCAAGGCAAAGGTTGCGTTCGTGTCGGCGGAGGCCTGCCGACCCCGCGTCCTGCTCCTCGACGAGCCGACGGCCGGCCTTGACCCGGTCATGCGCCGGCGCCTCATGGATGTCGTCGTCGAGAGCCTGGACGAAGACCCGGGGAGAGTCCTGCTGTTCTCGACTCATATCCTCGAGGATGTCGAATGGCTGGCCGAACGCGTGCTGGTCCTCGTCGACGGAACCATGATCGCCGACCGTTCGGTGCGACACATGCGCGCCGACCACGCGTCGCTGGCGGATGCCCTCTACGACCTCCTGGACGCCCATTGAACCTGCGGCATGTCGGCGACCTGACCCGCG encodes:
- a CDS encoding ABC transporter ATP-binding protein; protein product: MIVTRDPDIELCSFAVKYPLFELEPLSIELTAGERVALVGPNGAGKTTILRALSGLLPEYEGEVRFGGVDTRTLLPGLRNHVRVMPERLLGFAGMTVRQHFDLLARFYDNWDRDYEARLTERLEISDAANLGTLSSGTKAKVAFVSAEACRPRVLLLDEPTAGLDPVMRRRLMDVVVESLDEDPGRVLLFSTHILEDVEWLAERVLVLVDGTMIADRSVRHMRADHASLADALYDLLDAH